In one Candidatus Peribacter riflensis genomic region, the following are encoded:
- a CDS encoding acylneuraminate cytidylyltransferase yields the protein MKSVAIIQGRMSSKRLPGKILIDIEGSPLLAHVIHRAEAANIFDAVIFATSTDKEDDPVAEYCATNGKECFRGDLNDVLERYYQAAQTYKADMITRLTADCPLLDPAVIRQVVEVFDPTRFKSPCYLDTGTDFIDGMPRVCSTEGMKQTREAVGLAGPAAGAQPPREGWVRGRDTVGGHPTLRHDYVSNAIQRTYPDGLDTEVFSMAALTRARNEARLPSEREHVTPYIHRHPELFRIGHVTQEHDLSALRWTVDEPRDLAFVRAIFAELGDGVFGQEEVLALLARKPELQTMNEGIVCNEGYKKSLSEDPALPPS from the coding sequence ATGAAGAGTGTCGCCATCATTCAGGGACGCATGAGTTCCAAACGGCTTCCAGGGAAAATCCTCATAGATATTGAAGGCTCTCCTCTACTCGCCCACGTCATCCACCGCGCGGAGGCGGCGAATATCTTTGACGCCGTCATCTTTGCCACAAGCACGGACAAAGAGGATGACCCGGTGGCGGAATACTGCGCCACGAACGGGAAGGAGTGCTTCCGCGGGGACCTGAACGACGTGCTCGAGAGGTACTATCAAGCCGCACAGACGTACAAAGCCGACATGATCACGCGCCTCACGGCGGATTGTCCGCTTCTGGATCCCGCCGTCATCCGGCAGGTCGTTGAGGTCTTTGACCCAACACGTTTCAAATCGCCCTGTTACCTTGATACAGGCACTGATTTCATTGATGGTATGCCTCGCGTCTGCAGCACCGAAGGAATGAAACAAACGCGCGAAGCGGTGGGTCTCGCGGGTCCCGCCGCTGGAGCGCAACCGCCAAGGGAAGGGTGGGTTCGTGGGAGGGACACCGTAGGTGGCCATCCCACGCTCCGCCATGACTACGTGAGCAATGCCATTCAGAGAACATACCCGGATGGATTGGATACCGAGGTCTTCTCTATGGCAGCCCTCACCCGAGCCAGAAACGAGGCGAGGCTTCCTTCGGAGCGGGAACACGTCACCCCGTACATCCACAGGCATCCGGAGCTCTTTCGCATCGGCCATGTCACACAGGAGCACGATCTCTCCGCCCTGCGGTGGACGGTGGATGAGCCGCGGGATCTTGCCTTCGTGCGTGCGATCTTCGCGGAACTCGGCGATGGCGTCTTCGGGCAGGAGGAAGTGCTGGCCCTTCTCGCCCGCAAGCCCGAACTGCAGACCATGAACGAAGGAATCGTCTGTAATGAGGGGTACAAAAAATCTCTGAGCGAAGATCCCGCTCTCCCCCCGTCATGA
- a CDS encoding pseudaminic acid biosynthesis-associated protein PseG: MKILFRTDAGTAIGFGHAMRCLALAQAAKDGGNDVRFAMSSIPRSFEKRLHAEHIDVARIDALAGSDADAGECVEIAKDTDFIVVDGYQLASAYQTSIRKSDTPLLFIDDYGHGSPYAADLILNQNSYAPRHPEWYEDRPASAQLLLGCAYTLLRREFRAYDRTHIPGTGKSVLVTMGGGDPKNATLAVMRALRQINDRNLRVTVVVGGLNPHLAALESDAGEMTVMKDVTDMPSLMARADLAIAAAGTTSYELAYMGVPMLLAVLADNQRPVAEDMVKRNAAALLGDPSAMSVEECSGAIAALLHSPQKRLLFSENGRALVDGKGAERIVSAMTDFLSSRG, encoded by the coding sequence ATGAAGATTCTCTTCCGCACCGACGCCGGCACTGCCATAGGATTCGGCCACGCGATGCGCTGCCTTGCGCTCGCCCAGGCAGCGAAGGATGGAGGAAACGACGTACGATTCGCCATGAGCAGTATTCCCCGTTCTTTTGAGAAGCGACTGCATGCAGAACACATCGACGTTGCGCGTATCGATGCCCTCGCAGGGAGCGACGCAGACGCGGGAGAATGCGTGGAGATCGCCAAAGACACGGATTTCATCGTGGTGGACGGTTACCAATTGGCAAGCGCCTACCAGACAAGCATTCGGAAGAGTGATACCCCCCTCCTCTTCATCGACGATTACGGACACGGCTCTCCCTACGCGGCGGATCTCATCCTCAACCAGAATTCCTACGCACCACGTCATCCGGAATGGTATGAAGATCGTCCCGCTTCTGCGCAACTGCTCCTGGGATGCGCCTACACACTGCTGCGACGGGAGTTTCGCGCGTACGATCGGACGCATATCCCGGGAACGGGAAAGTCCGTGCTCGTGACGATGGGCGGCGGCGATCCGAAGAATGCCACGCTCGCCGTGATGCGTGCACTCAGGCAAATCAATGATCGAAATTTGCGGGTGACCGTGGTGGTCGGCGGCTTAAACCCGCACCTGGCCGCTCTCGAGTCCGACGCAGGGGAAATGACCGTGATGAAGGACGTCACGGATATGCCGTCCTTGATGGCCCGAGCGGATCTGGCCATCGCCGCAGCCGGAACGACCTCCTATGAATTGGCGTACATGGGAGTCCCCATGTTGTTGGCAGTGCTTGCAGATAACCAGCGCCCGGTTGCCGAGGATATGGTGAAGCGAAACGCCGCCGCGCTGCTCGGAGACCCGTCGGCCATGTCCGTGGAGGAATGCTCCGGGGCCATTGCTGCACTCCTGCACTCCCCGCAGAAGCGCCTCCTTTTCTCGGAGAACGGCAGAGCATTGGTGGATGGGAAGGGTGCGGAGCGTATCGTGAGCGCTATGACTGACTTCCTCTCCTCTCGCGGATGA
- a CDS encoding N-acetyltransferase GCN5 — MKPSLRLRPVTREDCRLLWEWANDPTVRASSFSTAPIPWEDHVRWFEVKLRDEHCTMFIALNETAVPVGQIRFDIREDGNAEVDVHIAPGARGRGYGTALITEGIHTFLRSSDAKTVHSFIKINNAGSRNAFLKAGFKELEREVTHGEEVYHFLYERP, encoded by the coding sequence ATGAAACCTTCCCTCCGCCTCCGGCCTGTCACGCGAGAGGATTGCCGCCTGCTCTGGGAGTGGGCCAACGACCCCACAGTCCGCGCTTCCTCATTCTCCACTGCTCCAATCCCCTGGGAAGATCACGTACGCTGGTTTGAGGTAAAGTTGCGCGACGAGCACTGCACGATGTTCATCGCGCTCAATGAAACGGCTGTGCCCGTCGGGCAGATCCGCTTTGACATTCGTGAGGATGGCAACGCGGAAGTGGATGTACACATTGCCCCCGGAGCGCGTGGCAGGGGCTATGGAACCGCGTTGATCACTGAGGGGATACATACGTTCTTAAGATCTTCGGATGCAAAAACCGTGCACTCCTTCATCAAGATCAACAACGCGGGCTCCCGCAATGCCTTCCTCAAGGCCGGATTCAAAGAGCTTGAAAGGGAAGTGACGCACGGGGAAGAGGTCTATCATTTCCTCTATGAGCGCCCATGA
- a CDS encoding methionyl-tRNA formyltransferase produces the protein MSDTTYIVCGCKSWNRKVFDEHMTSLPGTWHFVGKKEELKKGLLEKLKPRYVFFLHWSWKVPSEIWKTCECINFHMADVPYGRGGSPLQNLILRGHKTTKLSALRMTEEMDAGPVYLKEAMGLEGTAQEILVRSSELAARLIDRIIREHPVPKEQEGKPVIFERRTPEQSRMPAGLSLETQYDFIRMLDGEGYPAAFLESGGMRYEFRKAVLYNGRLEAQITALPLSASDS, from the coding sequence ATGAGTGACACAACCTACATCGTCTGCGGCTGCAAATCGTGGAACCGAAAGGTGTTTGATGAGCACATGACATCACTTCCTGGCACATGGCACTTTGTCGGGAAAAAAGAGGAACTCAAAAAGGGATTGCTGGAAAAACTGAAACCCCGATACGTCTTCTTCCTACACTGGTCGTGGAAGGTGCCGTCCGAAATATGGAAAACATGCGAGTGCATCAACTTCCACATGGCCGACGTGCCGTATGGCCGCGGGGGAAGCCCGCTCCAGAACCTCATTCTCCGCGGACACAAAACAACCAAGCTCTCGGCCCTGCGCATGACGGAAGAGATGGATGCCGGACCCGTGTACCTCAAAGAAGCAATGGGCCTTGAGGGCACGGCGCAGGAAATTCTGGTGCGATCGAGTGAGCTGGCTGCCCGCTTGATCGACCGTATCATCCGGGAACATCCCGTGCCCAAGGAGCAGGAAGGAAAACCTGTCATCTTTGAACGACGCACACCCGAGCAGAGCCGCATGCCCGCGGGCCTCTCTCTTGAGACTCAATACGATTTCATCCGGATGCTGGATGGCGAAGGCTACCCGGCCGCCTTTCTGGAATCTGGAGGAATGCGCTATGAATTCAGGAAGGCAGTGCTCTATAATGGCCGTCTAGAAGCGCAGATCACCGCTCTGCCTCTTTCCGCTTCCGACTCATGA
- a CDS encoding LmbE-like protein, with amino-acid sequence MTVLVVAAHPDDEVLGCGGTMARFAQEKNDVYILILGEGMTSRYDKADTPSDKLKTLHGQADAAGRMLGAKSVTIGTFPDNSFDTVPLLHIIKVIEDAIARLKPETVLTQHGGDLNIDHERTFRAVLTATRPMSGSPVKRVYAYEVPSSTEWAFQTFAPAFRPNTFIDISTTLEKKIEAMALYESESRAFPHPRSAQSLRAHAQYWGSVAGLEAAEAFELIREIR; translated from the coding sequence ATGACCGTCCTCGTCGTCGCCGCACATCCGGATGATGAAGTCCTCGGCTGCGGGGGAACGATGGCGCGTTTTGCGCAGGAGAAGAACGATGTGTACATCCTCATCCTCGGCGAAGGGATGACCTCCCGTTACGACAAAGCGGACACCCCTTCCGACAAATTGAAGACCCTGCACGGGCAGGCCGATGCGGCCGGCAGGATGCTTGGGGCGAAGAGCGTGACGATCGGCACATTCCCCGACAACAGCTTCGACACGGTGCCCCTGCTCCACATCATCAAGGTGATCGAAGATGCCATCGCCAGACTCAAGCCGGAAACGGTGTTGACCCAACACGGCGGGGATCTGAATATCGATCATGAACGCACATTCCGCGCCGTGCTCACCGCCACCCGCCCCATGAGCGGTTCTCCGGTGAAGCGCGTCTACGCGTATGAGGTTCCCTCTTCGACGGAGTGGGCATTCCAGACCTTTGCCCCCGCTTTCCGTCCGAATACGTTCATCGATATCAGCACGACGCTCGAAAAGAAGATCGAGGCGATGGCACTCTACGAAAGCGAGAGCCGCGCGTTCCCCCATCCGCGCTCTGCCCAGTCTCTCCGCGCGCACGCCCAGTACTGGGGAAGCGTGGCGGGATTGG